A part of Halobaculum sp. MBLA0143 genomic DNA contains:
- a CDS encoding isopentenyl phosphate kinase, producing MTTVLKLGGSVITEKDRAETLDGPTLDAAADAVADALAADDVTELVVVHGGGSFGHHHAAEHGVSTTDGTHDHAAVTDVHGAMATLERFVRARLHERDVPAVPVHPLSAASRDADGELTLPTEQVTTLLAEGFVPVLHGDGVAHAGEGVTVLSGDEIVTTLARQVETDRVGLCSTVPGVLDDDDEVIPEVSSFETVAPVLGESDATDVSGGMAAKVRELLALDAPASIFGPDALAGFLAGERVGTVIR from the coding sequence ATGACGACTGTACTCAAACTCGGCGGCTCGGTAATCACGGAGAAGGATCGGGCGGAGACACTGGACGGCCCAACGCTGGACGCCGCGGCCGACGCAGTCGCAGACGCGCTCGCGGCCGACGACGTGACGGAACTGGTCGTCGTCCACGGCGGCGGTTCCTTCGGCCACCACCACGCCGCCGAACACGGCGTGTCGACGACCGACGGGACACACGACCACGCCGCCGTCACGGACGTTCACGGCGCGATGGCGACGCTCGAACGGTTCGTCCGGGCGCGACTCCACGAGCGAGACGTGCCGGCGGTGCCGGTTCACCCTCTCTCGGCGGCCAGCCGCGACGCCGACGGAGAACTCACCCTCCCGACGGAGCAGGTCACCACGCTGCTGGCGGAGGGGTTCGTCCCCGTGCTCCACGGCGACGGGGTCGCCCACGCCGGCGAGGGGGTGACGGTGTTGTCGGGCGACGAGATCGTCACGACGCTGGCCCGCCAGGTCGAGACGGATCGGGTCGGGCTCTGTTCGACCGTCCCGGGCGTCCTGGACGACGACGACGAGGTGATCCCGGAGGTGTCGTCGTTCGAGACGGTCGCGCCGGTGTTGGGCGAGAGCGACGCGACCGACGTGAGCGGCGGGATGGCGGCGAAGGTGCGGGAACTGCTGGCGCTCGACGCGCCGGCGTCGATCTTCGGCCCGGACGCGCTCGCCGGCTTCCTCGCGGGCGAGCGCGTCGGAACGGTGATCCGGTGA
- a CDS encoding ornithine cyclodeaminase family protein, translating into METLLLDSDDVHENADMSELVPAIEDAFAAYEHGDAQMPAKSYVDLPQYNGDFRSMPAYLDAGDWDAAGVKWVNVHPDNEDRFDLPTVMGTMIYSDPETAFPLAILDGTELTMKRTGAAAAVATDHLAVPDARSLGIVGAGVQSYTQLEAIAAIRPIEEVVVSDVDEEAVAAFVDAYDDQFDVRPGSVAEAAGCDVLSTVTPVRDPIVPRDAVADHTHVNAMGADAEGKHELADGVLTDAKLVIDDYDQTTHSGEINVPFTEGTLTDEDIHASVGEIVVGDSEGRTEGDGLTVFDSTGLAIQDVAAAHVVFEHADERDNGTRFDLLGVA; encoded by the coding sequence ATGGAGACACTCCTGCTCGACAGCGACGACGTACACGAGAACGCCGACATGTCGGAGCTCGTGCCGGCGATCGAAGACGCCTTCGCCGCCTACGAGCATGGCGACGCACAGATGCCGGCCAAGTCCTACGTCGACCTCCCGCAGTACAACGGCGACTTCCGTTCGATGCCCGCCTACCTCGACGCCGGCGACTGGGACGCCGCCGGCGTGAAGTGGGTGAACGTCCACCCGGACAACGAGGACCGGTTCGACCTCCCGACGGTCATGGGGACGATGATCTACTCCGACCCGGAGACGGCGTTCCCGCTCGCGATCCTGGACGGGACGGAGCTGACGATGAAACGCACCGGCGCGGCCGCGGCCGTCGCCACCGACCACCTCGCGGTCCCGGACGCCCGGTCGCTGGGGATCGTCGGCGCGGGCGTCCAGTCGTACACGCAGTTGGAGGCCATCGCCGCGATCCGCCCGATCGAGGAGGTCGTCGTCAGCGACGTGGACGAGGAGGCCGTCGCGGCGTTCGTCGACGCCTACGACGACCAGTTCGACGTGCGGCCCGGCTCCGTCGCCGAGGCGGCCGGCTGTGACGTACTGTCGACGGTGACGCCCGTCCGGGATCCGATCGTCCCGCGGGACGCCGTCGCCGACCACACTCACGTCAACGCGATGGGTGCCGACGCCGAGGGGAAACACGAACTGGCAGACGGTGTCCTGACGGACGCCAAGCTCGTCATCGACGACTACGACCAGACCACCCACTCCGGGGAGATCAACGTCCCGTTCACCGAGGGGACGCTCACCGACGAAGACATCCACGCCAGCGTCGGCGAGATCGTCGTCGGCGACTCCGAGGGCCGCACGGAGGGAGACGGACTCACCGTGTTCGACTCCACCGGGCTGGCGATCCAGGACGTGGCGGCCGCACACGTCGTCTTCGAACACGCCGACGAACGCGACAACGGGACGAGATTCGACCTCCTGGGCGTTGCCTGA
- a CDS encoding DUF4326 domain-containing protein, which yields MAYQSTLTGHEQTKLVNVSRHGRDGVRMIDRSTQFGNPFRLEKDGGDYTREGSVEAYREWFLGQVDDDPAFREAVEELRGETLGCWCKPKACHGDVILAYLRGELDVDDE from the coding sequence GTGGCGTATCAGTCGACACTCACCGGCCACGAGCAGACGAAACTGGTCAACGTCAGTCGCCACGGCCGTGACGGGGTTCGGATGATCGACCGGAGCACACAGTTCGGAAACCCGTTCAGACTGGAGAAGGACGGCGGCGACTACACCCGCGAAGGCAGCGTCGAGGCGTACCGAGAGTGGTTCCTGGGGCAGGTGGATGACGACCCGGCGTTCAGGGAGGCGGTCGAGGAACTTCGCGGCGAGACGCTCGGGTGTTGGTGTAAGCCGAAGGCGTGTCACGGTGATGTGATTCTCGCGTACCTGCGTGGGGAACTCGATGTCGACGACGAGTGA
- a CDS encoding NUDIX hydrolase yields the protein MTEPIAVESRRAADERVNTLRARYGAFPTIQVTFRDDPERFRRGVEQFRAGFRGAARVRVEDDDGRVLLIREGGRDGWGLPGGGNEPAETLAETARREAFEEAGVETELTGVWAAARRRYVDRETPERRGYLLSVVFEGRRVGGQAGVSPERLDDDERVLAADWFETPPPDTRAVVAEPTAWRPLS from the coding sequence GTGACGGAGCCAATCGCGGTCGAGAGCCGCCGCGCCGCAGACGAGCGAGTGAACACGCTCCGGGCGCGGTACGGCGCCTTCCCGACGATCCAGGTCACGTTCCGCGACGACCCCGAGCGATTCCGCCGCGGGGTAGAGCAGTTCCGCGCCGGATTCCGCGGCGCTGCGCGGGTCCGCGTCGAAGACGACGACGGGCGCGTCCTCCTGATCCGTGAGGGGGGCCGCGACGGCTGGGGCCTCCCTGGCGGCGGCAACGAGCCCGCCGAGACGCTGGCGGAGACGGCCCGCCGCGAGGCGTTCGAGGAGGCCGGTGTCGAGACGGAGCTCACCGGCGTCTGGGCGGCCGCGCGCCGGCGGTACGTCGACCGCGAGACCCCCGAACGCCGTGGGTACCTCCTGTCGGTCGTGTTCGAGGGCCGCCGGGTCGGCGGCCAAGCCGGGGTCTCACCGGAGCGGCTGGACGACGACGAGCGCGTGCTCGCGGCCGACTGGTTCGAGACGCCGCCGCCGGACACCCGCGCGGTCGTGGCCGAGCCGACGGCCTGGAGGCCGCTCTCGTGA
- a CDS encoding aldo/keto reductase — protein MTDVSEIELESVPLGDTGIRTSELQFGTWRFGRETAEGNLEIGEDRAHELLDAYAEAGGRYIDTADIYGGGDSERWIGDWLSDRNRDRFTIASKIFWQIREGDANSRGTNRKTVRERIDALLERLGTDHVDVLYIHRWDDETPTYELMKTLNGLVDDGKVHYLGTSTLRPNAWKVAKANELARRHGWEPFTVSQPRYNLVDREIEGDYLEMCNEYGVAVCPWSPLGQGFLTGKYDREDGLTGESLASESPHFADNYLTESAFDTHDVLDAVADEVDATPAQVALAWQVHHDDVAAPIVGARTVEQLEENLGAATVDLTDDQVERLTEAHDGPYAEL, from the coding sequence ATGACGGATGTCTCTGAGATCGAACTCGAGTCTGTCCCGCTGGGGGACACGGGGATTCGGACGAGCGAACTCCAGTTCGGCACCTGGCGGTTCGGCCGCGAGACCGCCGAGGGGAACCTGGAGATCGGCGAGGACCGCGCACACGAACTGCTGGACGCGTACGCCGAGGCCGGGGGCCGGTACATCGACACGGCGGACATCTACGGCGGCGGCGACAGCGAGCGGTGGATCGGCGACTGGCTGTCCGACCGCAACCGCGACCGGTTCACGATCGCCTCGAAGATCTTCTGGCAGATTCGGGAGGGCGACGCCAACAGCCGCGGGACGAACCGGAAGACCGTCCGCGAACGGATCGACGCCCTGTTGGAGCGGCTGGGGACCGACCACGTGGACGTGTTGTACATCCACCGCTGGGACGACGAGACCCCGACGTACGAGCTGATGAAGACTCTGAACGGGCTCGTCGACGACGGCAAGGTCCACTACCTCGGCACGTCCACGCTCCGGCCGAACGCCTGGAAGGTTGCGAAGGCGAACGAGCTCGCGCGCCGACACGGCTGGGAGCCGTTCACCGTCTCACAGCCGCGGTACAACCTCGTCGACCGGGAGATCGAGGGGGACTACCTGGAGATGTGCAACGAGTACGGGGTCGCCGTCTGCCCGTGGAGCCCGCTGGGACAGGGCTTCCTCACCGGAAAGTACGACCGCGAGGACGGCCTCACCGGGGAGTCGCTGGCCTCCGAGTCGCCACACTTCGCCGACAACTACCTCACCGAGTCGGCGTTCGACACCCACGACGTGCTGGACGCCGTCGCCGACGAGGTCGACGCGACGCCCGCACAGGTCGCGCTCGCCTGGCAGGTCCACCACGACGACGTCGCGGCGCCGATTGTCGGCGCTCGCACGGTAGAGCAGTTGGAGGAGAATCTCGGTGCCGCGACGGTCGATCTGACCGACGACCAGGTCGAACGGCTCACGGAGGCCCACGACGGGCCGTACGCCGAGCTGTAG
- a CDS encoding DUF309 domain-containing protein yields the protein MDEHTRTGAVAPPHSGDPTGWRANRPTSNGWEHGTLRRATVHGVRLYNSEEFHESHDCFEDEWYNYGRGSQESAFLHGMVQVAAGAYKHFDFEDDAGMRSLFDTALGYLTGLPGDFYGVDVADVRQTTEAALSDPTVLEGWQIELDGAVETATAVDHEYADSLEH from the coding sequence GTGGACGAACACACCCGGACGGGCGCCGTCGCGCCGCCGCACAGCGGGGACCCGACGGGCTGGCGGGCGAATCGACCGACCTCGAACGGCTGGGAACACGGCACGCTCCGGCGGGCGACGGTCCACGGCGTCCGGCTGTACAACAGCGAGGAGTTCCACGAGTCACACGACTGTTTCGAAGACGAGTGGTACAACTACGGGCGCGGCTCACAGGAGAGCGCGTTCCTCCACGGGATGGTCCAGGTGGCCGCGGGTGCGTACAAACACTTCGACTTCGAGGACGACGCCGGGATGCGGTCGTTGTTCGACACGGCGCTGGGCTACCTGACGGGGCTCCCTGGGGACTTCTACGGCGTCGACGTGGCCGACGTGCGCCAGACGACGGAGGCGGCGCTGTCGGACCCGACCGTACTGGAGGGGTGGCAGATCGAGCTGGACGGCGCCGTCGAGACCGCGACCGCGGTCGACCACGAGTACGCCGACTCGTTGGAGCACTGA
- a CDS encoding molybdopterin-dependent oxidoreductase: MTLGDVVSGWQRERTVVACAAGVASLIAAGTVVGFGRPWAVFAATRAAFAVTPDALVRVGITEVGGAAQPVFAAAVAAGLVAGLAGAVPLGRRLADRVGDRLAPAAVGLTQATLLLAVSGRLVSAAVGGVAGGAVVFAAAPTADADDAGRRGLLRSVGTAAAAVGLGVPLGLRGSGGGTDGRASEGSTADGSDTDGRSVRGQLFQAAERRSLAVPGVDGLVSRDFYEVDINAANPRERRSEWELRVTGAVETEQTLDFEALSSLRTEHRFVTLRCVGDPLNGEKLDTALWTGVPASAVLSDVTLESEATRVMVRADDGYYMEFPIEALEDAFLAFGMNGGPLPRAHGAPVRLLVPGHWGEINVKWLAEFEFTTEDRQGYWEKRGWHGTGPVHTVAKLHGVETTDGRVVVGGHAYAGTRGLSAVEVSTDGGETWTEATLSEPLPGRVPADGDPPEEVVAGTATDAARLWRHEYEATADHEVVVRAVEADGTVQPRRQGDGEPFPSGATGWVSETVDPTG; encoded by the coding sequence GTGACACTCGGAGATGTCGTGTCGGGGTGGCAGCGAGAGCGCACGGTCGTCGCCTGTGCGGCTGGCGTCGCGTCGTTGATCGCGGCCGGCACGGTCGTCGGGTTCGGTCGCCCGTGGGCCGTGTTCGCCGCGACGCGGGCCGCGTTCGCGGTCACGCCGGACGCGCTCGTCAGGGTCGGCATCACGGAGGTCGGCGGCGCCGCACAGCCGGTGTTCGCCGCTGCCGTCGCCGCCGGGCTCGTCGCCGGGCTCGCCGGGGCCGTCCCCCTCGGGCGCCGACTCGCCGACCGCGTCGGTGACCGACTGGCCCCCGCCGCCGTCGGACTGACACAGGCGACGCTCCTGTTGGCGGTCTCCGGCCGGCTCGTCTCGGCGGCCGTCGGCGGTGTCGCCGGCGGCGCGGTGGTGTTCGCGGCTGCGCCGACCGCCGACGCCGACGACGCCGGACGGCGTGGACTGCTCCGGAGCGTCGGCACCGCAGCGGCCGCGGTGGGGCTGGGCGTCCCCTTGGGACTCCGGGGGAGCGGCGGCGGGACGGACGGCCGAGCGAGCGAGGGGAGCACGGCAGACGGCAGCGACACCGACGGCCGGTCCGTCCGCGGCCAGCTGTTCCAGGCGGCAGAACGGCGCTCACTCGCGGTGCCGGGCGTGGACGGGCTCGTGTCGCGCGACTTCTACGAGGTGGACATCAACGCGGCGAACCCCCGCGAGCGGCGCTCGGAGTGGGAACTGAGGGTGACCGGCGCCGTCGAGACGGAACAGACGCTCGACTTCGAGGCGCTGTCGTCGCTACGGACGGAACACCGATTCGTCACGCTGCGGTGTGTCGGCGACCCTCTGAACGGGGAGAAGCTGGACACGGCGCTGTGGACTGGGGTGCCGGCCTCGGCAGTGTTGTCGGACGTGACGCTGGAGTCGGAGGCGACCCGAGTGATGGTCCGCGCGGACGACGGCTACTACATGGAGTTTCCAATCGAGGCGCTGGAGGACGCCTTCCTCGCGTTCGGGATGAACGGCGGGCCACTTCCGCGAGCCCACGGCGCTCCCGTCAGGCTGCTCGTCCCCGGCCACTGGGGGGAGATCAACGTGAAGTGGCTCGCCGAGTTCGAGTTCACGACGGAGGACAGACAGGGCTACTGGGAGAAACGCGGCTGGCACGGCACCGGGCCGGTCCACACCGTCGCCAAGCTCCACGGCGTGGAGACGACGGACGGGCGGGTCGTCGTCGGCGGCCACGCCTACGCCGGCACCCGAGGGCTGTCGGCCGTCGAGGTGTCGACGGACGGCGGCGAGACGTGGACGGAGGCGACGCTGTCGGAGCCGTTGCCCGGCCGGGTGCCCGCCGACGGCGACCCCCCAGAGGAGGTCGTCGCCGGGACGGCGACGGACGCCGCTCGACTCTGGCGTCACGAGTACGAGGCGACGGCAGACCACGAGGTAGTCGTCCGGGCGGTAGAGGCGGACGGCACCGTCCAGCCACGACGACAGGGTGACGGGGAACCGTTCCCCTCCGGCGCGACCGGCTGGGTGTCCGAGACCGTCGACCCGACCGGCTGA
- a CDS encoding leucine--tRNA ligase — MTAEYDPQAIESRWRERWAEEGAYRPDPEPDADGDQDATFVTVPYPYPSGGMHIGHSRTYTVPDVYARYRRQQGDNVLYPMAWHVTGTPIIGAVERLEKREEDQLSVLRDTYGVPEETLPEMETPMGFAGHFIEEHYKSGMQQLGLSVDWRREFTTEDARYSKFVTWQYETLKERGLLERGLHPVKYCTNEEQPVTTHDLLEGEEAEFQEYTLVRFEATVDGTDVIAPMATLRPETVRGVTNAYVDPQATYVSATVDGEQWVVSEAAAEKFRLQERDVTVESTLSGETLVGTNVTNPVTGDEVPILPAGFVDADNATGVVMSVPAHSPDDYVALQEAKADARENPERFADYGLDPEAVLAVEPEPILSIEGYGEVPARSAVEEAGIESSDDPELESVTADLYNAEFHQGRLHDSYGQYANGLVEAVRDDFKAEGVAAGQFGTMQEFSEEVVCRCGGDVEVAKQDTWFLRYNDDDWKAETKRVIEGLDAIPENTRGQYTDTVDWLNEWPCIRNYGLGTRLPWDPEFVIEPLSDSTIYMAYYTVAHRIREIPVGGLDREFFDALFYGTDAVAELPEGVDTDDPSAVLAGAATDGAADADTAVAASRASNEADGDETVDRAAKLETALALRQEWQYWYPVDYRFSGNDLIENHLTFFQYHHAELFDEAEWPQGVVIMGMGLLEGKKMSSSKGHVVLPDEAVSEYGADTVRFFLLNAAEPWEDYDWRDDAVSSVNDQLTRFYDRARETIQTAREAGVADHATDGGPLPDSPTARLTDADLEPVDEWLLSRLNDTVETVTSALDRAETRTASQAAFYDFETELRWYRRRADTDREGAVRTLLAVLETRLRVLAPFVPFLTNELHEELTGVPAEEAGWPEPVAELDAPGAELREERVEALTEDVHDVIDVTEIDPEVVRVYVAADWKRDVFDAVREAGADVGAAMSEAMSDPDLRERGDAVNDLVGELVEFVRGADDDRLAGLAALDEQAAYEDAAEFLAREFDATVEVYVEDDPETVDPADEAGQAVPFRPAIHIE, encoded by the coding sequence ATGACAGCGGAGTACGATCCCCAGGCGATCGAGTCGCGCTGGCGGGAGCGGTGGGCCGAGGAGGGCGCCTACCGTCCCGACCCGGAGCCGGACGCGGACGGCGACCAGGACGCCACGTTCGTCACCGTTCCGTACCCGTACCCCAGCGGCGGGATGCACATCGGTCACAGTCGCACCTACACCGTGCCGGACGTGTACGCCCGGTACCGACGCCAGCAGGGCGACAACGTGTTGTACCCGATGGCGTGGCACGTCACCGGGACGCCGATCATCGGCGCCGTAGAGCGCCTGGAGAAGAGGGAAGAGGACCAACTGTCCGTCCTGCGTGACACCTACGGGGTTCCGGAGGAGACGCTGCCGGAGATGGAGACGCCGATGGGGTTCGCGGGCCACTTCATCGAGGAACACTACAAGTCCGGGATGCAGCAGCTGGGACTGTCCGTCGACTGGCGCCGGGAGTTCACCACGGAGGACGCCCGGTACTCCAAGTTCGTCACCTGGCAGTACGAGACGCTGAAGGAACGCGGACTGTTGGAGCGCGGGCTCCACCCCGTGAAGTACTGTACGAACGAGGAACAGCCCGTCACCACCCACGACCTGTTGGAGGGTGAGGAGGCGGAGTTCCAGGAGTACACGCTCGTCCGGTTTGAGGCGACCGTCGACGGCACGGACGTGATCGCGCCGATGGCGACGCTGCGGCCGGAGACGGTCCGCGGGGTGACGAACGCCTACGTCGACCCGCAGGCGACGTACGTGTCGGCGACGGTCGACGGCGAGCAGTGGGTCGTCTCGGAGGCGGCCGCAGAGAAGTTCCGGCTGCAGGAACGCGACGTGACCGTCGAGTCGACGTTGTCCGGCGAGACGCTGGTCGGGACGAACGTCACCAACCCCGTCACGGGCGACGAGGTACCGATCCTGCCCGCGGGATTCGTCGACGCCGACAACGCGACCGGCGTCGTGATGTCGGTCCCCGCCCACTCGCCGGACGACTACGTCGCGCTCCAGGAGGCGAAGGCGGACGCGCGGGAGAACCCAGAGCGGTTCGCCGACTACGGGCTGGACCCGGAGGCGGTTCTGGCGGTCGAACCGGAGCCGATCCTCTCGATCGAGGGGTACGGCGAGGTGCCGGCCCGCAGCGCCGTCGAAGAGGCCGGCATCGAGTCGAGCGACGACCCGGAACTGGAGTCGGTGACGGCAGACCTGTACAACGCGGAGTTCCACCAGGGGCGACTCCACGACTCGTACGGTCAGTACGCGAACGGCCTGGTCGAGGCCGTCCGCGACGACTTCAAGGCCGAGGGGGTCGCCGCCGGCCAGTTCGGGACGATGCAGGAGTTCTCCGAGGAGGTCGTCTGCCGGTGTGGCGGCGACGTGGAGGTGGCCAAACAGGACACCTGGTTCCTGCGGTACAACGACGACGACTGGAAGGCAGAGACGAAGCGGGTGATCGAAGGACTCGACGCCATCCCGGAGAACACCCGCGGGCAGTACACGGACACGGTCGACTGGCTGAACGAGTGGCCGTGTATCCGCAACTACGGGCTGGGGACGCGACTGCCCTGGGACCCGGAGTTCGTGATCGAGCCGTTGTCGGACTCCACGATCTACATGGCCTACTACACGGTCGCCCACCGGATTCGGGAGATTCCCGTCGGCGGCCTGGATCGTGAGTTCTTCGACGCCCTGTTCTACGGCACGGACGCGGTCGCGGAACTGCCGGAGGGGGTCGACACGGACGATCCGAGCGCGGTCCTGGCGGGCGCGGCGACGGACGGTGCCGCCGACGCGGACACGGCGGTCGCAGCGAGCCGGGCCAGCAACGAGGCCGACGGCGACGAGACGGTCGACCGCGCAGCGAAACTGGAGACGGCGCTGGCGCTGCGCCAGGAGTGGCAGTACTGGTACCCCGTCGACTACCGGTTCTCCGGCAACGACCTGATCGAGAACCACCTCACGTTCTTCCAGTACCACCACGCCGAGCTGTTCGACGAGGCCGAGTGGCCACAGGGAGTCGTCATCATGGGCATGGGGCTGTTGGAGGGGAAGAAGATGTCCTCCTCGAAGGGCCACGTCGTCCTACCGGACGAGGCCGTCTCGGAGTACGGCGCCGATACGGTGCGATTTTTCCTGCTGAACGCCGCGGAGCCGTGGGAAGACTACGACTGGCGTGACGACGCCGTCTCCTCGGTCAACGACCAGCTGACGCGGTTCTACGACCGCGCCCGGGAGACGATCCAGACCGCCCGCGAGGCGGGGGTCGCGGACCACGCCACCGACGGTGGGCCGCTCCCGGACAGCCCGACGGCGCGGCTGACGGACGCCGACCTCGAGCCGGTCGACGAGTGGCTGTTGTCCCGGCTCAACGACACCGTCGAGACGGTGACGAGCGCGCTGGACCGAGCGGAGACCCGGACGGCCTCGCAGGCCGCCTTCTACGACTTCGAGACGGAGCTGCGGTGGTACCGCCGGCGGGCAGACACGGACCGCGAGGGGGCCGTCCGTACGCTGTTGGCCGTGTTGGAGACGCGCCTGCGGGTCCTGGCGCCGTTCGTCCCGTTCCTGACGAACGAACTCCACGAGGAGCTGACGGGTGTCCCGGCCGAGGAGGCCGGGTGGCCAGAGCCGGTCGCCGAGTTGGACGCGCCGGGGGCAGAGCTACGCGAGGAACGCGTCGAGGCGCTGACGGAGGACGTCCACGACGTGATCGACGTGACGGAGATCGACCCGGAGGTCGTCCGAGTGTACGTCGCCGCCGACTGGAAGCGAGACGTGTTCGACGCCGTCCGCGAGGCCGGCGCAGACGTGGGCGCGGCGATGTCGGAGGCGATGTCGGATCCGGACCTGCGGGAGCGCGGCGACGCGGTCAACGACCTGGTCGGGGAGCTCGTCGAGTTCGTCCGCGGCGCCGACGACGACCGGCTGGCCGGGCTGGCGGCGTTAGACGAGCAGGCCGCCTACGAGGACGCGGCCGAGTTCCTGGCCCGAGAGTTCGACGCGACCGTCGAGGTGTACGTGGAAGACGACCCCGAGACGGTCGACCCCGCGGACGAGGCCGGGCAGGCGGTGCCGTTCCGGCCGGCGATCCACATCGAGTGA
- the mvk gene encoding mevalonate kinase, which yields MTTCSAPGKVYLFGEHAVVYGEPAVPCAVERRARVTAEPRSDDRVQVDARDLSLDGFTVTWGGSVDDRPDVDAPPGLVEAAMRYVDEAVAQTRDAVGDPDQGFDITVESDIPLGAGLGSSAAVVVAAIKAATSAVGVDLPPEAVADRAFRAEYEAQDGQASRADTFCSAVGGAVRVEGDDTRRLSAPSLPFVIGYDGGAGDTGELVAGVRDLRERHGFAADTVAAIGDLTRTGESLLAEADAEGLDDDHLDALGELMDVDHGLLSALGVSARSLDEMVWTAREAGATGAKLTGAGGGGCVVALDPTDATETALSLAPACEHAFRAELATEGVRIESE from the coding sequence ATGACGACCTGTAGCGCCCCGGGGAAGGTGTACCTCTTCGGCGAACACGCCGTCGTCTACGGGGAGCCGGCGGTGCCGTGTGCCGTCGAGCGTCGCGCACGAGTCACCGCCGAGCCTCGGTCGGACGACCGCGTCCAGGTGGACGCGCGTGACCTCTCGTTGGACGGGTTCACCGTCACCTGGGGCGGCTCCGTCGACGACCGGCCGGACGTGGACGCCCCTCCGGGACTCGTCGAGGCGGCGATGCGGTACGTCGACGAGGCGGTCGCACAGACCCGCGACGCCGTCGGCGACCCCGACCAAGGGTTCGACATCACGGTGGAGTCGGACATCCCGTTGGGCGCCGGACTGGGGTCGTCGGCCGCAGTCGTCGTCGCGGCGATCAAGGCCGCCACGAGCGCCGTCGGCGTCGACTTACCGCCGGAGGCGGTCGCGGACCGCGCCTTCCGGGCGGAGTACGAGGCCCAGGACGGCCAGGCGTCGCGAGCGGACACGTTCTGTTCGGCCGTCGGCGGCGCCGTCCGGGTGGAAGGTGACGACACCCGACGGCTGTCGGCGCCGAGCCTCCCGTTCGTGATCGGCTACGACGGCGGCGCCGGCGACACCGGTGAGCTCGTCGCCGGCGTCCGCGACCTTCGGGAGCGTCACGGGTTCGCCGCCGACACCGTCGCCGCCATCGGCGACCTCACCCGGACGGGGGAGTCACTGCTGGCGGAGGCGGACGCGGAGGGACTGGACGACGACCACCTGGACGCGCTGGGGGAGCTGATGGACGTCGACCACGGACTCCTGTCGGCGCTCGGCGTCTCCGCCCGCTCGTTGGACGAGATGGTGTGGACCGCTCGGGAGGCGGGCGCGACCGGGGCGAAGCTGACCGGCGCCGGCGGCGGCGGCTGTGTCGTCGCCTTGGACCCGACGGACGCGACGGAGACCGCGCTGTCGCTCGCACCGGCGTGTGAACACGCCTTCCGGGCGGAGTTGGCGACGGAGGGCGTGCGGATCGAGTCCGAGTGA
- a CDS encoding DUF488 family protein: MARETEIYTIGFTKKGAAEFFGLLERASVERLIDVRVRNRSQLSGFAKRDDLKFFLEELLGAAYEHRTELAPTEELLDAWRDDEISWAEYERRFYELLADRAVEDELNRSRFEAPTVLLCSEHEPDHCHRRIVVEYLDDHWGATQARHLVE, translated from the coding sequence GTGGCAAGAGAGACCGAGATCTACACGATTGGGTTCACAAAGAAAGGTGCAGCGGAGTTCTTTGGACTCCTCGAACGAGCGAGCGTCGAACGCCTGATCGACGTTCGAGTCAGGAACCGGTCACAGCTGTCGGGGTTTGCAAAACGAGACGACCTGAAATTCTTCCTCGAGGAGCTGCTGGGAGCAGCCTACGAGCACCGGACGGAGCTGGCACCCACAGAGGAACTGCTCGACGCCTGGCGGGACGACGAGATCTCGTGGGCCGAGTACGAGCGACGGTTCTACGAACTGCTGGCGGACCGAGCCGTTGAGGACGAACTGAACCGGTCGAGGTTCGAAGCCCCGACGGTCCTGTTGTGTAGCGAACACGAACCAGACCACTGCCACCGTCGTATCGTCGTCGAGTACCTGGACGACCACTGGGGGGCGACGCAGGCGAGACACCTCGTTGAGTGA